A DNA window from Candidatus Sulfidibacterium hydrothermale contains the following coding sequences:
- a CDS encoding NAD-dependent succinate-semialdehyde dehydrogenase, translating to MFQSINPYTGAVIFEHQEHSAKDVENLINQTHHTFSQWKNFSFSQRGDLFRKLAELLRKGKETFAVLITSEMGKIISESRAEIEKCAWLCDHYAEHAEAMLKPEIFKTDAGKSYLRFDPTGIVYGIMPWNFPFWQAFRAAVPTMMAGNTFILKHAPNVIGCAKAIEQLFLEAGFPENAFTNLIIPVELSEKVIAHPYVEGVTLTGSQRAGSIVAAQAGKYLKKSVLELGGSDPYIVLKDAEFNVSCKTGVCSRFLNAGQVCISAKRFIVEEPVLEEFMEEQKRLLESMVLGDPMKEETEMGPMARPDLLENIENQVNRSVEMGAKILCGGKRRDDHSLFYEPTLIANVRKGMPVFDEETFGPVSVIIPAKDPQDAVRLANDTPYGLGASLWTKDLELAERLAARIEAGAVFINGMTKSDPRLPFGGTKRSGYGRELAYPGIREFVNQKTVWIA from the coding sequence ATGTTTCAAAGTATCAATCCATATACCGGTGCTGTCATTTTCGAGCATCAGGAACATTCAGCAAAAGATGTTGAAAACCTTATCAATCAAACACATCACACTTTTTCGCAATGGAAAAATTTTAGTTTTTCCCAGCGGGGTGATCTTTTCAGAAAGCTGGCCGAACTTTTGCGAAAAGGCAAAGAGACCTTTGCTGTACTGATTACCTCTGAAATGGGGAAAATCATCTCGGAATCAAGAGCCGAAATTGAAAAATGTGCCTGGCTGTGCGATCATTATGCCGAACATGCAGAAGCCATGCTGAAACCGGAGATATTCAAAACCGATGCCGGAAAAAGTTATCTCCGCTTTGATCCGACGGGCATTGTTTACGGTATTATGCCCTGGAACTTTCCTTTCTGGCAGGCTTTCCGCGCAGCGGTTCCCACCATGATGGCCGGCAACACTTTTATTTTAAAACATGCACCGAATGTTATCGGCTGTGCCAAAGCCATTGAGCAACTTTTTCTTGAAGCCGGTTTCCCCGAAAATGCTTTTACCAACCTGATTATTCCGGTGGAACTTTCCGAAAAAGTGATTGCTCATCCTTACGTCGAAGGCGTTACCCTTACCGGCAGCCAGCGTGCCGGAAGTATTGTGGCTGCCCAGGCCGGAAAATACCTGAAAAAAAGCGTGCTTGAGTTGGGTGGCTCCGATCCTTACATTGTTTTAAAAGATGCGGAATTTAACGTCAGTTGTAAAACCGGCGTCTGCTCACGGTTTCTGAATGCCGGACAGGTATGTATTTCGGCCAAACGGTTTATCGTGGAAGAACCCGTACTGGAAGAATTTATGGAAGAACAAAAAAGGCTGCTGGAAAGCATGGTTTTGGGCGATCCCATGAAGGAAGAAACCGAAATGGGTCCCATGGCTCGTCCTGATTTGCTTGAAAATATCGAAAACCAGGTAAACCGGTCGGTGGAAATGGGCGCAAAAATACTCTGTGGCGGCAAACGTCGCGATGATCATTCCCTTTTCTACGAACCCACACTCATTGCGAATGTAAGAAAAGGCATGCCTGTTTTTGATGAAGAGACTTTCGGACCGGTTTCGGTGATCATTCCGGCCAAAGACCCGCAGGATGCCGTGCGGCTCGCCAACGACACCCCTTACGGTCTCGGTGCCAGCTTATGGACAAAAGATTTGGAACTGGCTGAGCGGCTTGCTGCCCGGATCGAAGCCGGTGCTGTTTTCATCAACGGAATGACAAAATCAGACCCGCGACTGCCTTTCGGCGGCACCAAACGTTCGGGTTACGGACGCGAACTGGCCTACCCCGGCATTCGTGAGTTTGTCAATCAGAAAACCGTGTGGATCGCCTGA
- the mgtE gene encoding magnesium transporter codes for MTNTEIFPDIEQLLDNKNWDQLKKTWAEMKPEDIAEIIKNLHQRDVVVAFRLIPKEKAAEVFSELDPSQQEYILSHIVDNHIRELLEELPPDDRTSVFEEVPEQLKQKLLNLLPADERKEALGLLGYPENSVGRIMTPDYVVVKPDWTIEKAIQHIKKIGADAETINMIYVEDDDLRLIDDIPIRRFILADPQQKVADIMDHEFIAINALEDQEEAYRMIKKYDINVLPVVGENGVLIGIVTVDDILDVIEEETTEDFQKSSAIVPVEEKYYTASTTTLYKKRIGWLFILLLTDFFSSTIIAHFQHSLETVIALAFFIPILIDSGGNIAAQSSTLIIRALATGSLSVKKWFLVMKKELIIGLLIGLTLGLTLYIRGFFWRGGPTVGMVVALSMVAISLWSNLLGSLLPIVLTKFKLDPAVISSPLLTTVVDSTGLLIYFSLADYIFHL; via the coding sequence ATGACCAATACAGAGATTTTCCCGGACATCGAACAACTGCTCGATAACAAAAATTGGGACCAGCTAAAGAAAACCTGGGCAGAAATGAAGCCCGAAGATATTGCTGAAATTATCAAAAATCTTCATCAGCGGGATGTGGTAGTGGCCTTCCGGCTAATACCTAAAGAAAAAGCGGCTGAAGTTTTTTCGGAACTGGATCCCTCTCAGCAGGAATATATTTTGAGCCACATTGTGGATAACCATATTCGCGAATTGCTCGAAGAACTGCCTCCTGACGACCGTACTTCTGTTTTTGAAGAAGTTCCTGAACAGCTAAAACAAAAACTCCTGAACCTGTTGCCGGCTGATGAGCGAAAAGAAGCGCTCGGATTGTTGGGTTACCCTGAAAACAGTGTGGGGCGTATCATGACCCCGGATTATGTGGTGGTGAAACCCGACTGGACTATCGAAAAAGCCATCCAGCATATCAAAAAAATAGGAGCAGATGCCGAAACCATCAACATGATTTATGTGGAAGACGATGATCTTCGGCTGATCGATGATATTCCTATTCGCCGTTTTATTCTTGCCGATCCACAACAAAAAGTGGCTGATATTATGGACCACGAGTTTATAGCCATCAATGCACTCGAAGACCAGGAAGAAGCCTATAGGATGATCAAAAAATACGATATCAACGTGTTGCCTGTCGTGGGCGAAAACGGGGTGCTGATCGGTATTGTTACGGTGGACGATATTTTGGATGTGATCGAAGAAGAAACCACGGAAGACTTCCAAAAATCTTCGGCTATCGTTCCGGTGGAAGAAAAATATTATACCGCTTCAACCACAACCTTGTACAAGAAGCGTATCGGCTGGTTGTTTATTTTGCTGCTGACCGACTTTTTCTCATCCACCATTATTGCTCATTTTCAGCATTCATTGGAAACGGTGATTGCGTTGGCGTTCTTTATCCCCATTTTGATTGACAGTGGCGGAAATATTGCTGCCCAGTCGTCCACGCTGATTATTCGTGCGTTGGCCACCGGCTCGCTTTCGGTGAAAAAATGGTTTTTGGTGATGAAAAAAGAGCTGATTATCGGGTTGCTGATCGGTCTTACATTAGGACTGACATTATACATTCGTGGATTCTTTTGGCGTGGTGGCCCCACTGTAGGCATGGTTGTAGCCCTTTCGATGGTGGCCATTTCATTATGGTCAAACCTGTTGGGTAGTTTGTTGCCCATTGTTTTAACCAAATTCAAACTCGACCCGGCCGTCATCAGTAGTCCGTTGCTGACCACGGTAGTCGATTCAACCGGCTTGTTGATCTATTTTTCGCTGGCTGATTATATTTTCCACTTATAA
- a CDS encoding porin family protein: MKKIQIRFVAMAAIMLMAMSVSAQKFHYGIKAGINGAVQSGIAEYYNNNNIRYGLTAGLVGNYRLNDNMMLQAELNYDQKGSHSSQIDTHFDYISVPFLYDYSFGKTYHTKLSIHLNLGTYVAFLTNAEKIQTIDGVEQTTDLMDASHKAEWGALMGFGFRQPVGKHYLVWDVRLTLGLTHFQINDNSSNNKMISVTMGYEL; this comes from the coding sequence ATGAAAAAAATTCAAATTCGTTTCGTAGCAATGGCAGCCATCATGCTGATGGCCATGTCGGTTTCCGCTCAGAAATTTCACTATGGAATCAAAGCCGGTATCAACGGTGCCGTACAATCGGGTATTGCCGAGTATTACAACAACAACAATATCCGTTATGGCCTGACAGCCGGACTGGTAGGTAACTACCGCCTTAACGACAACATGATGTTACAAGCTGAGCTGAACTACGACCAAAAAGGAAGTCACTCTTCACAGATCGACACCCATTTTGACTACATCAGTGTGCCGTTTTTATACGACTACTCTTTCGGCAAAACGTATCATACCAAATTAAGTATTCATCTGAATCTGGGAACATACGTAGCTTTTCTGACTAACGCAGAAAAGATCCAGACCATCGACGGAGTTGAACAAACAACGGATTTAATGGACGCCTCCCATAAAGCCGAATGGGGTGCACTGATGGGATTTGGTTTCCGGCAGCCGGTCGGAAAACACTACCTGGTTTGGGACGTACGATTGACCTTGGGATTAACCCATTTTCAAATAAACGACAACAGCTCCAACAACAAAATGATCAGCGTAACCATGGGTTACGAACTATAA
- a CDS encoding translocation/assembly module TamB domain-containing protein, with amino-acid sequence MKKRGLRIVKAGMAILLSFLIFLFILINLPPVQSTLARKATIWLTQKTGDHISLKEISINPFTGIHLRHLALLDSTGTPMLVVNRMNARISFGQLLFGKYTFHRIFIDSADFRLIEHPKQDNYAFLQFIQKLSSGDTTPSQKPFVLKIRHATIQHLHFQLKDENQPPDDTTSHTINYSDIEMNHGEVSLRNFKITGDSITFHLDNLTAHEKSGLWIRKMRSHVTISGKVFSFDNTLLKTNHSVLQMDFAMLADGWEDYSAFIDSVKLVGNFKPSKLDMSDIGYFAGVMFRMKDRIHISGGHIEGPLTDLDGTNLDIRYGKSTRFRGDIAMRGLPEFYQTEIHARIKQFSTSVKDLKQFVLPQEDAHIPVPEEIDSAEKFHIKGTFDGSYYQFATNLSIQTSGGGNASLKVDLKADTARIHQMTAQLNGQHIPLQHFLGTQSLGNTDFTTSLHLSDSLGSPSVRLHFYAQKLEALNYPYHKIRYSGHFYKDTLQNTFSVTDTNFRFNTRGYTVFSGKPKFQYRFQLNHADFYALKLWEQKHFSLSGTGQVSFTGLQPDSLTGKLSMQNVIVKIGKDNYPVHHLTFTKKVNVLGQVMHFQSDLFDLLVTGKYHPATLFSSTEYLINHYFPVLPTPNPEGKTFSDQVRLTLLLRKPEFIGEHFIRGLNISPNTLFTAYINQKNKELTASCYAKKLIYNGIRSKYNHLEIRTYNNQLQTSFQIDHLILRDSTKEDKTVFGLDSLRLWLGARNDSLAYNLYWHNPDTNWINKGFVNGFFIDTRKFQKFNIDSSHIFVNDTLWKIKPGNQIIHGDSTWAFKNFTIYGGRSQFALQGKAPRNNGDTLNISFRSWNLSNLDLLWSMLGFDIDGIMNGSILFSRMDNRDTQVADLSIKNFAFNHTALGNGRILSTWNPSDNSAFIKAQVVQQQKTGREKIIDISGFYYPYRDTASLNLTMDFNKLKLKATNPFIKEYVSHLTGEADGQMTLKGSIKNPMLQGFINIKNTSLIINYLNTKYSFHQKIYFNKDKIDLGTLTLHDTLGNTAIVHGEIDHHFFRNMRLNFDINTKKLLFFNTTRHMNDVYYGTAIASGNIKITGPINDINMVINAKTTQGTSVVLPLDYSTEIADKDYIVFTPPPVDTLKNKPEETVLKIPEQQPSKYSIALNLDVQPSANLKIYLPSNMGDIQSNGSGILHMTVNSDGDMTLSGDYVVDKGEFNFSLGNLVKKHFELVKGGRISWAGDPYQATVYLKGLYKLKANLSTLGIVIDSTADYKNRTQVNCYIIMSHDLFNPDIRFQIHFPELDPDMQRLVYAQLDTTNTAVMNQQMISLLVLGAFSFSNAANISWNTSYYTILSNQLSSMLSKISKDFDIGINYKPGDALTKQEFDVALSTQLFDNRLIINGNFGMTYDKQNKSANNIVGDVDIKYKLTKDGRWMLKAYNHSNVNSWYYYSNYDKISPYTQGVGIVYRKEFNSLADLFRKRDRKKKAKKSSKKSKR; translated from the coding sequence ATGAAAAAAAGGGGTCTCCGAATTGTAAAAGCCGGAATGGCCATTCTTTTGTCTTTTCTTATCTTCCTGTTTATCCTGATCAACCTGCCACCGGTACAATCAACACTGGCCAGAAAGGCCACCATCTGGCTAACCCAAAAAACCGGCGATCATATTTCACTAAAGGAAATATCGATAAACCCGTTTACCGGAATTCATTTACGGCACCTGGCCTTGCTCGACTCCACCGGCACGCCCATGCTGGTTGTGAACCGCATGAATGCCCGGATTTCTTTCGGACAACTCCTTTTCGGGAAATATACTTTTCATCGGATTTTTATTGATTCGGCCGACTTCCGGCTTATCGAACACCCCAAACAAGACAACTACGCCTTTTTGCAATTCATTCAAAAATTATCGTCAGGCGACACCACCCCGTCACAAAAGCCCTTTGTCTTAAAAATCCGCCATGCCACCATCCAGCATCTTCATTTTCAGCTAAAAGATGAGAATCAGCCTCCGGACGACACTACGTCTCATACCATAAATTATTCGGATATAGAAATGAATCATGGCGAAGTGTCATTGCGGAATTTTAAAATAACCGGCGATTCAATCACTTTTCATCTTGACAACCTGACGGCACACGAAAAATCAGGATTATGGATTCGTAAAATGCGCAGCCATGTCACAATAAGCGGCAAAGTATTTTCATTTGACAATACCCTGCTGAAAACCAACCACTCTGTTCTTCAAATGGATTTTGCCATGTTGGCCGACGGCTGGGAAGATTATTCTGCCTTTATCGACTCGGTAAAACTGGTAGGAAATTTCAAACCTTCAAAACTTGACATGAGTGATATTGGCTATTTTGCCGGCGTCATGTTCCGGATGAAAGACCGTATCCATATTTCCGGTGGTCATATAGAAGGTCCGCTTACCGACCTGGACGGCACCAATCTCGATATCCGTTACGGCAAAAGCACCCGCTTCCGCGGGGATATCGCGATGCGGGGACTCCCCGAGTTTTACCAAACGGAAATCCATGCCCGGATAAAACAGTTTTCCACTTCTGTAAAAGATCTAAAACAGTTTGTTCTTCCCCAAGAAGATGCTCATATTCCGGTTCCAGAGGAAATTGACTCGGCTGAAAAATTTCATATTAAAGGAACTTTTGACGGCTCTTACTACCAGTTTGCGACAAACTTATCCATCCAAACCTCCGGAGGAGGCAACGCGTCATTGAAAGTAGATTTAAAAGCGGACACCGCCCGTATTCATCAAATGACAGCACAATTGAATGGCCAGCATATTCCGTTACAGCATTTTTTAGGGACACAATCCTTGGGAAATACTGATTTTACAACATCTCTTCACCTGTCTGATTCGCTCGGCTCCCCTTCTGTCCGCCTTCACTTTTATGCGCAGAAATTGGAAGCTTTGAATTATCCCTACCACAAGATCCGGTATTCCGGCCATTTTTACAAAGACACCCTGCAAAATACATTTTCGGTTACCGACACCAATTTTCGTTTTAACACCCGGGGCTACACCGTATTTTCCGGAAAACCCAAATTTCAATATCGCTTTCAGCTGAACCATGCCGATTTTTATGCCCTGAAGCTTTGGGAGCAAAAACATTTTTCTCTATCGGGGACCGGACAGGTATCGTTTACCGGACTTCAACCCGACTCGCTAACCGGGAAATTATCCATGCAAAATGTAATCGTAAAGATCGGCAAAGACAACTATCCGGTTCATCATCTTACTTTCACCAAAAAGGTAAATGTACTCGGACAGGTTATGCATTTCCAGTCCGATTTATTTGACTTGCTGGTTACCGGAAAATACCATCCGGCAACACTATTTTCCTCCACCGAATATCTTATTAATCATTACTTTCCGGTATTGCCCACCCCCAATCCGGAGGGAAAAACCTTTTCGGACCAGGTACGTTTAACCCTGCTTCTGCGAAAACCGGAGTTTATCGGAGAGCATTTCATCCGCGGACTCAACATCAGTCCGAATACACTGTTCACGGCCTATATCAACCAAAAAAACAAAGAACTCACGGCGAGTTGTTATGCTAAAAAGTTAATTTACAACGGCATCCGGTCAAAATACAATCACCTGGAAATCAGAACCTATAACAACCAGCTCCAGACTTCTTTTCAAATTGACCATCTTATCCTGCGCGACAGCACCAAAGAAGACAAGACCGTTTTCGGGCTGGACAGCCTCCGTTTATGGCTTGGCGCACGAAATGACAGCCTGGCTTATAATCTCTACTGGCACAATCCGGATACCAACTGGATAAACAAAGGCTTTGTAAACGGATTTTTCATTGACACCCGGAAATTCCAGAAATTCAACATCGACTCTTCCCATATCTTTGTCAACGATACCCTTTGGAAAATCAAACCCGGAAATCAGATCATCCACGGCGACAGCACCTGGGCTTTTAAAAATTTCACCATTTACGGTGGACGTTCACAATTTGCCCTGCAGGGTAAAGCTCCCCGGAACAACGGAGATACCCTGAATATTTCATTCCGTTCGTGGAATCTCTCCAACCTCGATTTACTCTGGAGTATGTTGGGCTTTGACATTGACGGCATCATGAACGGGAGCATTCTGTTCAGCCGCATGGATAACCGCGACACCCAGGTTGCCGATCTCTCAATAAAGAATTTTGCTTTTAATCATACCGCTTTGGGTAATGGCCGGATACTGAGCACCTGGAATCCATCAGACAACTCGGCTTTTATTAAAGCACAAGTGGTACAACAGCAAAAAACCGGCAGAGAAAAAATTATTGACATCTCCGGCTTTTATTATCCTTACCGCGACACGGCCAGTCTCAATCTGACCATGGACTTTAACAAACTCAAGCTTAAGGCAACCAACCCGTTCATTAAAGAATATGTTTCTCATCTTACCGGCGAAGCCGATGGACAAATGACCCTGAAAGGAAGCATTAAAAATCCTATGCTACAGGGCTTTATCAATATTAAAAACACCAGTCTCATCATCAATTACCTGAATACAAAATATTCTTTCCATCAAAAAATCTATTTCAATAAAGACAAAATTGACCTGGGAACCCTTACGTTGCACGATACGTTGGGGAATACCGCCATAGTACACGGTGAAATTGATCATCATTTTTTCAGGAACATGCGGTTAAATTTTGATATTAACACCAAAAAACTACTCTTTTTCAACACAACAAGGCACATGAACGATGTTTACTACGGCACAGCTATTGCTTCGGGAAATATCAAAATTACCGGCCCGATCAACGACATTAACATGGTGATTAATGCCAAAACCACCCAGGGGACATCCGTTGTTTTGCCCTTGGATTACAGTACCGAAATAGCAGACAAAGATTACATTGTTTTTACTCCGCCACCGGTAGACACATTAAAAAACAAACCGGAAGAAACCGTATTGAAAATACCGGAACAACAACCGTCAAAATATTCCATTGCCCTGAATCTGGATGTACAGCCCAGCGCCAATTTAAAGATTTATCTTCCTTCCAATATGGGAGATATCCAATCAAACGGAAGCGGAATTCTGCATATGACCGTCAATTCTGACGGCGACATGACCCTTTCAGGCGATTACGTGGTGGACAAAGGAGAATTTAACTTCTCGCTTGGCAATCTGGTGAAAAAACATTTTGAGCTGGTAAAAGGCGGACGGATCTCATGGGCCGGCGATCCATATCAGGCAACCGTTTATCTGAAAGGGCTTTACAAACTCAAAGCCAATTTAAGCACATTGGGAATTGTTATCGACTCCACGGCTGATTACAAAAACCGCACGCAGGTCAATTGCTACATCATTATGTCGCACGACCTGTTCAACCCGGATATCCGGTTCCAGATCCATTTTCCGGAACTGGACCCCGACATGCAACGACTGGTTTATGCCCAGCTTGACACCACCAATACTGCTGTAATGAACCAGCAGATGATCTCGCTGCTTGTTTTGGGCGCATTCAGTTTCAGCAACGCCGCCAATATTTCATGGAATACTTCTTACTACACAATTCTCTCTAACCAGCTGAGCAGTATGCTTTCCAAAATCAGCAAAGATTTTGATATCGGTATCAATTACAAGCCCGGCGATGCCCTGACCAAACAGGAATTTGATGTCGCGCTTTCCACCCAGCTGTTTGATAACCGGCTGATCATCAATGGGAACTTTGGTATGACCTACGATAAACAAAACAAGTCGGCCAACAACATTGTGGGCGACGTGGACATTAAATACAAACTGACCAAAGACGGACGCTGGATGCTAAAAGCATACAATCACTCCAATGTTAACTCGTGGTATTACTACAGCAACTACGACAAAATTTCGCCGTATACCCAGGGAGTAGGTATTGTGTACCGGAAAGAGTTTAACAGTCTGGCAGACCTTTTCAGGAAACGTGACCGGAAAAAGAAGGCAAAAAAATCATCCAAAAAATCTAAACGATGA
- a CDS encoding cation diffusion facilitator family transporter, which translates to MGNTHHAHSHVHGHENLKGKNLFISVVLNLGITIAQVIGGILSGSMALLSDALHNFSDVLSLLITYFTYKLAQKKYTRKHTFGYRRGEILAAFINAVTLLIIAVFLCYEAINRIIVPHPINSMVVIYLAILSILVNGGSVLLIQKGASKSLNIRSAYLHLFTDMLTSVAVLAGGLLMKYFDLFWVDGVITLLIALFLIFSGWKVLLESVNIMMMFSPKDVDIETLVRKIEAIDGIKNLHHLHLWRLTDNQINMEAHIDLEQDVTISQFEEKLKTIEKIALGMNIVHITIQPEFQINDDKELIHRHH; encoded by the coding sequence ATGGGCAATACGCATCACGCACACAGTCACGTGCACGGTCACGAAAATCTGAAAGGGAAAAACCTGTTTATTTCTGTGGTCCTTAATCTCGGCATTACCATAGCCCAGGTTATTGGGGGAATTTTATCGGGCAGCATGGCCCTTTTATCGGATGCCCTGCATAATTTCAGTGATGTTTTGTCGCTTCTTATTACCTATTTTACCTATAAGCTGGCTCAAAAAAAATATACCCGCAAGCACACTTTCGGATACCGGCGGGGAGAAATTCTGGCTGCTTTCATTAATGCAGTCACCCTTTTGATTATTGCCGTATTCTTATGCTATGAGGCGATAAACCGGATCATTGTCCCCCATCCTATCAACTCCATGGTGGTCATTTATCTTGCTATCCTTTCCATTCTTGTGAACGGGGGAAGCGTTTTGCTGATACAAAAAGGCGCCAGTAAAAGCCTTAATATCCGTTCGGCTTACCTGCATCTGTTTACCGATATGCTGACCTCAGTGGCTGTACTGGCAGGCGGATTGCTGATGAAATATTTCGATTTGTTTTGGGTAGATGGAGTGATTACGCTGCTGATTGCCCTGTTTCTGATCTTTTCGGGATGGAAAGTGCTGCTGGAATCGGTAAATATCATGATGATGTTCTCGCCAAAAGATGTGGATATCGAAACGTTGGTCCGGAAAATTGAAGCCATCGATGGCATTAAGAACCTTCATCATCTCCATCTGTGGCGTTTAACGGATAACCAAATTAACATGGAAGCCCACATCGATTTGGAACAAGACGTCACGATCTCGCAATTCGAAGAAAAGCTAAAGACCATTGAAAAAATCGCATTGGGAATGAACATTGTGCATATCACCATACAACCCGAATTCCAGATCAATGACGATAAAGAGCTGATTCACCGCCATCACTAA
- the tsaD gene encoding tRNA (adenosine(37)-N6)-threonylcarbamoyltransferase complex transferase subunit TsaD encodes MSIYILGIESSCDDTSAAVLKDRQILSNVIANQDIHKSYGGVVPELASRAHQQNIIPVVEVALQKAKIKKNQLSGIAFTRGPGLLGSLLVGTSFAKAFALGLNVPIIEVNHLKAHILAHFVETRPGSRHPDFPFLCLTVSGGHTQIVRVNSPSDMQILGKTIDDAAGEAFDKAAKIMGLPYPGGPQIDKLAAQGNPDAFTFPEPKIQGLNYSFSGLKTSFLYLVRDGLKKDEGFIEKNKADLAASYQATLIRVLLGKLRRAARETGIRQVAIAGGVSANSGIRRKLTQMAEKERWEVFIPEFQFTTDNAAMIAIAGYFKYLDGDFASQDLAPYARGGFQ; translated from the coding sequence ATGAGTATTTATATTTTAGGCATTGAATCATCGTGTGACGACACCTCCGCAGCGGTTTTAAAAGACCGGCAAATTTTATCGAATGTTATTGCCAATCAAGACATTCACAAAAGTTACGGCGGTGTGGTACCTGAACTTGCTTCGCGGGCACATCAGCAAAACATTATTCCTGTTGTGGAGGTGGCCCTGCAAAAGGCAAAAATAAAGAAAAATCAGTTGAGCGGCATTGCTTTTACCCGCGGCCCCGGATTATTAGGTTCCCTGCTGGTAGGAACCTCTTTTGCCAAGGCTTTTGCCCTGGGATTAAATGTTCCTATCATTGAAGTCAATCACCTGAAAGCACATATTCTGGCTCATTTTGTAGAAACCCGGCCAGGCAGCCGGCATCCCGATTTTCCTTTTTTATGTTTAACCGTTTCGGGCGGTCATACCCAGATTGTCCGGGTGAACAGTCCTTCGGATATGCAAATTCTGGGAAAAACCATCGATGATGCGGCAGGAGAAGCTTTTGACAAGGCGGCTAAGATTATGGGCTTGCCTTATCCGGGCGGACCGCAAATTGACAAACTGGCGGCGCAGGGCAATCCGGATGCTTTTACTTTTCCGGAGCCCAAGATTCAGGGGCTGAACTACAGTTTTAGCGGGCTCAAGACTTCGTTTCTTTACCTTGTGCGGGATGGGTTAAAAAAAGATGAAGGCTTTATTGAGAAAAACAAAGCCGATTTGGCCGCTTCTTATCAGGCAACCCTCATTCGTGTTTTGTTGGGAAAACTTCGCCGGGCTGCCCGAGAAACGGGAATTCGTCAGGTAGCTATCGCCGGCGGCGTTTCGGCCAACTCCGGCATTCGTCGTAAACTGACGCAAATGGCTGAAAAGGAACGCTGGGAAGTGTTCATTCCGGAGTTTCAGTTTACTACCGACAATGCCGCTATGATCGCCATCGCCGGTTATTTTAAGTATCTTGATGGTGATTTTGCTTCGCAGGATCTGGCACCTTATGCCCGGGGCGGGTTCCAATAA